The Setaria viridis chromosome 6, Setaria_viridis_v4.0, whole genome shotgun sequence genome contains a region encoding:
- the LOC117862148 gene encoding uncharacterized protein isoform X1 yields MEVPMNSAQSGAHFPVQHRSLSLDVKGNKTDIVISKYEDTFLVIVTQIGCMGTILAAKKDESVFSDPTYNVNVLFGKRDEPLLLACAHQLIEHISQQKDLLFYTVVGHLCKYSPARRLLDYNCFSMCSPCNFCASSITKFS; encoded by the exons ATGGAGGTGCCAATGAACTCTGCGCAATCCGGTGCTCACTTCCCTGTGCAGCATCGATCCCTCTCGTTAGACGTCAAG GGTAATAAGACAGACATTGTTATCAGTAAATATGAAGATACCTTTCTG GTGATTGTGACACAAATTGGCTGCATGGGAACCATACTGGCTGCCAA GAAAGATGAAAGTGTTTTCTCGGACCCAACCTATAATGTGAATGTTCTTTTTGGGAAGAGAGATGAG CCCCTCCTACTTGCTTGTGCACACCAACTTATTGAGCACATAAG TCAGCAGAAGGACCTCCTCTTTTATACTGTTGTTGGACATCTATGCAAATATTCTCCAGCAAGAAGGCTCCTTGATTATAATTGTTTCAGTATGTGTTCTCCATGTAACTTCTGTGCTTCTAGTATCACAAAATTTAGTTAA
- the LOC117862148 gene encoding uncharacterized protein isoform X3: MEVPMNSAQSGAHFPVQHRSLSLDVKGNKTDIVISKYEDTFLVIVTQIGCMGTILAAKKDESVFSDPTYNVNVLFGKRDEPLLLACAHQLIEHISGSGSARSMVISLGLKDHSQGTLKDIIAAVIENRLW, from the exons ATGGAGGTGCCAATGAACTCTGCGCAATCCGGTGCTCACTTCCCTGTGCAGCATCGATCCCTCTCGTTAGACGTCAAG GGTAATAAGACAGACATTGTTATCAGTAAATATGAAGATACCTTTCTG GTGATTGTGACACAAATTGGCTGCATGGGAACCATACTGGCTGCCAA GAAAGATGAAAGTGTTTTCTCGGACCCAACCTATAATGTGAATGTTCTTTTTGGGAAGAGAGATGAG CCCCTCCTACTTGCTTGTGCACACCAACTTATTGAGCACATAAG TGGCAGTGGCTCAGCACGGTCGATGGTGATCTCTCTTGGTCTGAAAGATCATTCTCAG GGAACACTGAAGGATATAATTGCAGCTGTGATTGAGAATCGTCTTTGGTGA
- the LOC117862148 gene encoding uncharacterized protein isoform X4: MGNKTDIVISKYEDTFLVIVTQIGCMGTILAAKKDESVFSDPTYNVNVLFGKRDEPLLLACAHQLIEHISQQKDLLFYTVVGHLCKYSPARRLLDYNCFSMCSPCNFCASSITKFS, translated from the exons ATG GGTAATAAGACAGACATTGTTATCAGTAAATATGAAGATACCTTTCTG GTGATTGTGACACAAATTGGCTGCATGGGAACCATACTGGCTGCCAA GAAAGATGAAAGTGTTTTCTCGGACCCAACCTATAATGTGAATGTTCTTTTTGGGAAGAGAGATGAG CCCCTCCTACTTGCTTGTGCACACCAACTTATTGAGCACATAAG TCAGCAGAAGGACCTCCTCTTTTATACTGTTGTTGGACATCTATGCAAATATTCTCCAGCAAGAAGGCTCCTTGATTATAATTGTTTCAGTATGTGTTCTCCATGTAACTTCTGTGCTTCTAGTATCACAAAATTTAGTTAA